Proteins encoded together in one Ipomoea triloba cultivar NCNSP0323 chromosome 4, ASM357664v1 window:
- the LOC116014897 gene encoding uncharacterized protein LOC116014897: MNSVSAIFTPTLPLKSSPTRRRFSSTIPRVLSVIKTSPPVSGVDVDEVLRDFLKERKLNGDFIARVSDRIWLRDIASVDDTESGTVPTNTIQLLEEALGEENEGGFLKLKSTSEWLSGEASAPINKKRTIEEIRDDSERRKRLNFLRYEALKRDLLFLTVSIGAACGGYCLVALSPQAALSYATGVCFSCIYFQLLCQRADKLSKEMVPEIFLKKKPKKIGIRSEDLEDMFLKSVNGSGIALSSPRLVIPAAIYGLWELCQHFAHDLVDFQLLPAMVGLFAYKAAALVQVYRDNEDLQFIFPENEEVSGD; this comes from the exons ATGAACTCTGTGTCGGCAATCTTTACTCCAACGCTGCCACTGAAATCCTCCCCCACCCGGCGTCGTTTTAGTTCAACAATCCCAAGGGTGCTCTCTGTTATCAAAACATCCCCTCCTG TGAGCGGAGTTGATGTGGATGAAGTTTTGAGAGACTTCTTGAAGGAAAGGAAATTAAATGGGGACTTCATAGCTAGAGTTTCTGACAGAATTTGGCTAAGGGACATTGCGAGCGTCGATGATACAGAATCTGGCACTGTACCTACTAACACCATTCAGTTATTGGAGGAG GCTTTAGGGGAAGAAAATGAGGGTGGATTTTTGAAATTGAAGAGCACCAGTGAATGGCTATCGGGTGAGGCGTCAGCTCCCATTAATAAGAAGAGGACCATAGAG GAAATACGAGATGACAGTGAGAGAAGGAAAAGGCTGAACTTTCTCAGATACGAGGCT CTGAAGAGGGACTTGCTATTTTTAACAGTGAGCATTGGGGCCGCTTGTGGTGGCTATTGCCTGGTAGCTTTATCACCACAG GCTGCTCTCAGCTATGCAACAGGAGTGTGTTTCAG TTGCATATACTTTCAACTCTTATGCCAACGTGCAGATAAGCTCTCAAAGGAAATGGTTCCagaaattttcttgaaaaagaaaccaaaaaa GATTGGAATTAGAAGTGAGGACTTGGAGGACATGTTTTTGAAATCAGTTAATGGTAGTGGCATTGCTCTTTCATCTCCCAGACTTGTTATACCCGCAGCAATATATGGATTATGGGAGTTATGCCAGCATTTTGCACATGATCTCGTTGACTTTCAG CTGCTGCCTGCAATGGTTGGGTTGTTTGCATATAAAGCTGCTGCTCTGGTGCAAGTCTATAGGGACAACGAAgaccttcaatttatttttcctgAGAATGAAGAAGTGTCTGGTGACTGA